The following proteins come from a genomic window of Musa acuminata AAA Group cultivar baxijiao chromosome BXJ1-7, Cavendish_Baxijiao_AAA, whole genome shotgun sequence:
- the LOC135678992 gene encoding aspartyl protease family protein At5g10770-like, with translation MASVPCVICYLALLIASLGICWQVHGGGITHQHVTIRSLLPSDACSSYKDGDGVNHNETSLTVLDRHGPCSPFDLHHQLSHKQILDHDQSRVDSLHGRVSTAPKQDQQLDALAASSIPAHSGISLGTGNYVVIVGFGTPKRDQTVIFDTGSDVTWIQCQPCVVTCYHQQDPIFDPSHSSTYLNISCSSAYCTDLAASGCSSSTCVYGVQYGDNSYTVGFYAEDTLWLTPYDVIPNFRFGCGERNDGLFGKAAGLIGLGRDKPSFVSQTYQRYGGVFTYCLPPTSSSTGYLKFGGGYPSSDLRFTPMLSGASSPTFYYLTLTAISVGGQQLLVPPTVFSVAGTIIDSGTVITRLPPTAYSALRSAFRQEMTTYKSAPALSILDTCYDLSGLDKVTVPEVALHLGGGATIHLDITRILYIASLSQACLAFAANRADTDLGIIGNVQQRGLDVVYDVSKHVIGFGPGGC, from the exons ATGGCTTCCGTTCCTTGTGTCATTTGCTATCTCGCCTTACTTATTGCATCTCTTGGTATATGCTGGCAAGTTCATGGAGGAGGAATAACCCATCAACATGTCACAATCCGTTCTTTGCTGCCGAGCGATGCTTGTTCATCGTACAAAG ATGGAGATGGAGTAAACCACAACGAAACAAGCCTGACGGTCCTCGACCGGCACGGCCCGTGCTCACCGTTCGACCTCCATCATCAGCTCTCTCACAAGCAGATCCTCGACCACGATCAATCCCGAGTCGACAGCCTCCACGGCCGAGTCTCGACAGCCCCCAAGCAGGACCAACAGCTGGATGCACTGGCAGCGTCGTCCATCCCCGCCCACAGCGGCATTTCTCTCGGCACCGGAAACTACGTGGTCATCGTCGGCTTTGGCACCCCGAAGAGGGACCAGACCGTCATCTTCGACACCGGGAGCGACGTCACGTGGATTCAGTGCCAGCCCTGCGTCGTCACCTGCTACCATCAACAAGACCCAATCTTCGACCCCTCCCACTCCTCCACGTACCTCAACATCTCCTGCAGCTCCGCCTACTGCACCGACCTCGCCGCCTCCGGTTGCAGCTCGTCCACTTGCGTTTACGGGGTCCAGTACGGGGATAACTCCTACACGGTGGGGTTCTACGCGGAAGACACGCTCTGGCTGACGCCCTACGACGTCATCCCCAACTTCCGATTTGGGTGCGGCGAGCGGAACGACGGCCTCTTCGGCAAGGCCGCCGGCCTGATCGGTCTCGGCCGCGACAAGCCGTCCTTTGTCTCTCAGACGTATCAAAGGTACGGTGGAGTCTTTACCTACTGCTTGCCACCGACCTCGAGCTCGACAGGCTACTTGAAATTCGGTGGTGGTTACCCCTCCTCCGATCTCCGGTTCACCCCGATGCTGTCGGGCGCAAGCTCGCCGACGTTCTACTACCTTACTCTAACGGCTATAAGCGTTGGCGGTCAGCAACTGTTGGTACCACCCACCGTGTTCTCCGTCGCCGGGACCATCATCGACTCCGGTACGGTGATCACAAGGCTACCGCCCACGGCATACTCTGCCCTCCGGTCGGCTTTCCGGCAGGAGATGACAACATACAAGTCGGCACCGGCGCTGTCGATTCTGGACACATGCTACGACCTCAGCGGACTCGACAAAGTAACGGTCCCAGAGGTGGCGTTGCACTTGGGTGGCGGGGCTACTATCCATTTGGACATCACGAGAATACTGTACATTGCGAGCTTGTCGCAAGCTTGCCTTGCCTTCGCTGCAAATAGAGCTGACACCGATCTGGGCATAATAGGGAATGTGCAACAGAGGGGGCTGGACGTGGTTTATGATGTCTCAAAGCATGTCATTGGGTTTGGCCCCGGCGGCTGTTAG